The Salvia miltiorrhiza cultivar Shanhuang (shh) chromosome 2, IMPLAD_Smil_shh, whole genome shotgun sequence DNA window AAGCCCTGGTAATTCTGACGGAAGCATGGCTCCAAACGCTTTGCTGTCAACGGCAAGGCGGTCGACGTCTTCTGGGACCTCAAAATGCCCATCAATCCGAATATCCATCTCTAGCTCCACgccttcgccgccgccgcctctgtttTTACACTCAATGGATATCTCATGCAAGCTTCCCAAAAATGTGCACTTTCCTCGAAATCAAAATCGAATCGATTAAAGAGGGCTTGCAGCCGGTCTTCCTAAACGCCTCCTTCCTCAAATTTCCGAGCAGCAAAACAACTTTGCCGTAAAAAACAACGACAACGTAGTAATCCGAAATCAGCTCAGTTTCGCCGTTGAATCTGACGATTTTGAGGTCCCAGAAGACTTCTTTAGCTTGATGAGGGACGGCAAACAAGGGCACGGGGCGGCGGGCGCCGGCGTGTGGTGGCGGCAGGCGGCGGCACCAGCTGGTGGGGGaggggaaattagggtttgggagtgGGGGAGGTtagggaagatgatgatgtggattttttatttattttttaaattttttttcccacatgtcataaatgtgtcactgtgtcaattccggctgccaccgtgACATTTCCAGCGCAGGCGTAAGAAAAAATGGGTCAGCGGACTAATTTGAGACGAAAATGAAACgttaaacgttatggatttataaaatttatattttataattacaattacggattttcaaaaataatattttcttttttttgaagaacaaaacaatatttttagtttatgcctatttatatttttccatttttaaaaacaagtttttaataatattttgtatATCTAATATATTGTTATTAGTATAAACTCAACTTTTAATACTACAAGAAATTGCAGTCCTAACGATCGAAATTTCGATCGTTGGTCCCCCGAAAATGGTCGTTAATCGTGTTAACGATGAAATTAACGACTGTTTTCGGTGGTCACCGTTTGCATCCTTGTTCCGGGAACCAACGATCGATTTTTTCGATCGTTAAGTTTAACGACcaattttcgatcgttaaaaataaataagaaacaataatatttttttcgataacaataattttaatttttttgtcaaTCTAGTTTTGTACTTGATGCTCTCAATTAAGCACgattaaccttgaagttcctttcgaatAATCATCAGTATAGAACATGCAacctattaattaatttaaactctatttcaatatacaatatcattcattcatatatgtcgagataatatataagacttgtggtgccgacgaaagagtgacggtaaatatacgatcgaattaaaaataataaaaattaatattatcgttaatttttattttaaaaaagaaaatgttattgttgaaaaataacaatcaattttaaacaattctcaataatttaaaaataagaataaaatagaaaaatagttaaaaaataacaaaaaaataatttaaataatactaaCGACAGAAATAACGACCGAttgtaaaaatatcaaaaaaattactaatattAACGACCAAATTAACGTctgattttaagaaatatttatgaaattgataataacgaccgaattttcggtcgtttaatatatatatatatatatatatatatatatatatatatatatatatataggggagggctacagtaaaaacacttcttaaaatataaatataaacgttttttaatgtacgaattttatccaacagggttacgaattcatccaacatggttacgaattgtgaaaaataaatttttgttacctttgggattcgaaccctggaccacgaattcatccaaaagggttacgaatcaaccgtagatcttgatgatctaagggctgaaaatcatttatattttatacacttaagagtgtttttattctagccctcccctatatatatatatatatatatataatggaagGATCAAGTGTAAACTCCATCTTACGGTGAAAACTAGATCCtatgaacaaacacataaaatacgtgAACAAGAGATAATCAAGTCGTGAACAAttgtaatacataaaatacatgaagaaAGATGATTGAATCTTGTATACACGTGAACATTTAATTGTTTACGATTTGACTATCTCTTGTTCACGTATTTTATGTGCTTGTTCATAGGATCTAGTTTTCACCGTAAGATAgagtttaatatatatatatatatatatatatagggtgcgattatattgagaaccacacttatcgtgagaacataagaaccattaaaatcaatgcatctactatataaattaatacattcgctattaaatttaatgcatccgaaaataataaattttttgctcccttcaggattcgaacccaggatctgcattcatccaccaagatgatgcatccaccgtagatcttgatgatcgaatggtttaaaatggttctctgttctaattttatttagtggttcttatttgaacatctccctacatatatatatatatatatatatatatatatatatatatatataaacaaaaatgataaaaaattaaaatattaacgACTGAATTTTGatcgttaaaaaaaataaaaaaaataatattcacGATCGAAATTCGATGgttaaaacaaatttaaaattaaaaaaataaaataaaataaaataaatgttaaTGGTTGAAATTACGGtcgtttaaaaataaataataaaaaattaaaagattaattgggttaattgcatgaaaacaCACGAACTAtagtcactttttcattttgtacacgaactttaaaacttacatttttaatcatgaactttgcatttgttccaattttttcataaaattaaagtTCGGTAGCCGGAAAGCTGACGTGTCATTAAACATGACACGTGTATGTAACACGTCATTAATTAAAATGTCGTGGCAcggaaacgacgtcattttattACTGGTCTTTTGCTCCTTGCTTCGCCGCCACCATCTCCGGCGGCAGCCACGCTGCGGTGCCTCGCCTTCGTCCCTCGCCCCCTATCTATTTCTCTCACTctttattttctccctccgccGTCCTTTCGACACCTCTCTCTCGCCTGACCCTCCTCCATCGCCGCGCACGGTCGCGAACCGCCGCTGCACATGCAGCGCAGGTCACCGGTGTAGCTACCTCTTCAACCCGACACcatcttctctccctctctattcCGACCTTCTACCCAACAAAACCCCAAAATTGAAAACCCTAGCCCCCTCAATCTCACAACCCTCTCTCCCAATTCCAACGACAACCACCCGACGAAAATTGTTGGCGCCGCCATCCCTTAGACACCTCCATCTCGCTTGACTCTCCTCCACCTAAAGCCCCAAATCAGAAATCTTTTCCCCTCAAACACCACCAGTCGTCTCTTTTCCTCACGCTGAACTGTACAGCAGCAACACCAGTCGACTCTCCTCAAACACCACCAGTCGCCTCTTCTCCTCCCTCTTGCCCGATGACAGCAGCAGTAAcagccaccatcgccgcctGTCAACAACCTCCACCTTGTTTTTTCAGCCATTTTTggagcaaaacgacgtcgttttgcacTTAtaaaaacgacatcgtttaatTTGTCGGACGGCGGTTTAAATGGCACACTTCCGGCTGCCACATAGGCGCCACATCATCATCAAATTGGAggtaaattaattttatggaaaaattgaaacaaatgcaaagttcatgattaaaaatgtaagtttcaaagttcgtgtgcagaatgaaaaagtgactatagttcatgtattttcatgcaattaacccaaattAATTAACAATCGAAATTTCAGAATCGGTCGTTAGGGCCGctaaattaacgaccgaaattttcgatcgttaatttTGGTCATTAGAAGCGTTTTTTTAGTAGTGCAATTAACTGTATATCGTCGCAGATTCTCTTATTTTCTGTATAATTAaccaattaaaatttatttctaaattGTGTGCGCATAAATTATTGTTTGGTTCACGctatatatgtaatataattTGTAAAGTCTTTTGATGTGGGTGGAAGAACCGTGTATATATAAAGAGATAATGATCACAAAAGCTCCATAATttatgttaggtccggagggtctcgaataggtgtatggggggggatacacctataggctatttttgaaaatgaaacttgaaacaaactgacacaacctttttAGAGAAAAGAGTTTAGTAAAGTTtaggttgatgactgatactgaatacacTTCAGTAAGGAATTATCAGTTAAGTCTGAGACTTTAACAGATACACGTAACgcttcagtcaagtttgttgaacagagagatgttatgaatcttactgactatccgaagattaatcagttagactaataacacacgcagcggaaaacttttatttcgaaatagcctgtgagattaatcacgttgtcagaaattaagtttctctttgcagttaatcagttttcagctGAATAAGGTTTgtgcacaagtaagaaggtaaatactgaaagttgtaaacaacacagagatttttacatggttcgaaaaatacttcctacatccacggtcagttgatcagactgacaacttcactgggcatgtgcttacgggtgcacaacaaacctaaacaactgaagatcctatcttcagtaccaacacactgggttggatttctcactcttagcttcactgagacaaaactatgcatttccgcaaagactaagatctctcggagtcagaacactggtctgaactccttacaactcaaactctcaattcggtcggttgaaaagaggttcgaaaacttgccaactagattacaaagaacaggttctctgtaatcagttatacctaggctttggatatacaatatttgcctaagttctaagagaatgtatgtaatcagcagtgactgatttttggctttgtgattctcttcttcgattcaaactttggaatgggtttgaatgctgagtgacgaattcggcagcgtttcagcttatgtagttgaatcagtgaagattgaagtgatcctcgagctctatttataggagacgtcttgaatagatctgttggctgaaatggtcttcaagaattcttccgttagagagtaatttgaacttgggctgaggctccaatcttcgaggttcctttgtttggtgagaacgactactttgaggagcaggagataTGACATCtatgaaaaggtaatcaccaaaaaggaagggcctctgcagagaaaggacgatcctgagatctttgcatttaatgcggctgtacttctggaatgcgtggcttcctttaagctttggagcttcagtccgaggaataatgtttaactgatacttgactttagtatcagtccgctgaatccatgtgactcgcattaagtaatcagtcgtaactgattcttggactggttagtcaaatattagtatttgacttTGAATTAATCGTCacatcagtcggcaacttcagtcttcagtcctccggcttcagtcttcagtctccagaacaacaactaaactagaaaaagaactctaacacttgagttcgaacagttctagtctattacaagtgaaacttattgattttggcatcatcaaaactaggattaggatatttcattaagttcccaacaatttccatcatacttttttataaaaatatattattgcaATTGAATTGATTAAAAGTTAGTACTATTTTGGTAATTTGTCTctaataaatatgaaaatttgcAAACAATTCACAGAATCACAGTTAATatctttctattttatttttatttattcaatatgGAAAGTCACGCGAATTTATGGAAACATTATTGATTATAATTATAGTATGAATTAGTTagtttaataattattaccactgttagaaattaattagttttaattagttaatgTAATTTATACAACTAATGTAAATTAATCATAAATATGTTATCAATTTCAAAAAATGCATCGGCTTGGGGCTGATGGTTAAGCCGGAACTCCCGAAGCCGCCTATCAATCCGCTCTGCCGCCTGTTTTGTTTCTCTTTCCTTTGTTGTGGATACTTTTTTGGACGAGCACTATTTTTCCTATATATTTAGGGGTTTTCCCTCTGAATTTTCCCTATAGATAGACTTTAATGAGACTCGACACTTAGTCTGCTTTATTGTACTTTCAAGGGTTCTAGgttttttgttttattcttttatATATGGCCGATATTtcattcaatttaaaaaaatgcatgttaGTCACAACTTATCACCCTAGCTATAGTCGTAAAAtgtagggtaaatatcatgaaaacccctaaaGTATATCcgctttataaaaaatatcctgaaattttcaaaatgttctctaaactcttaaactatcaggtttttatcaaatatatcccgcatctatttttcggttaccaaaaacgtgatgtggctctcCGGATGCCACAACATAATTTATATTCCATTTCTTTTAAATGCAATggaaaaacgacgtcgtttcgtactaTATCATCTAAAAAAattcactctgaaatttaaaattcacttctatcgtgtttgaaatttaCTCCAATAACCTAGAATTGAGGATAAACACGATacaatatggtacgaaacgaagtcatttttgccatgtcatttattaaaaaatagaatataaattatattgtggcatttggcgagccacatcacgtttctagtgaccgaaaaatagatgcaggatatatttgataaaaacctgatagtttgagggtttagagaacatttcgaaaATTTTAAGGTATTTTTAATAAAGTGGATATAGTTCAGGAGTTTTCATGATATTACCCTAAAATGTATGTAAACTAAAAATGCAATGTGTGGATGATAATTCCTATACAAATGCAATGCACTGGCCGGTTTGATCCACTTAATTAATGACATATTGTATGCATTTAATGACTCCTATGCAAAGATgtaaattttcttttctttctttaagCCACATGGAAAAATATGGTGGAAGCGGTATGTACCTATTTAGTATTTACAACCTAATAACATCGAGCCCATAAAAACACATCAAAGTTtgaaacctatatatatatcaaaactAGTAAACACAAaccaataaaaaataatactataactGATCATAAAAATGTCTACTCTTAACGTGTTTGTCTCTTGCACTGCACCTGCTGCTCCACCCTCACAACCAGAAGCTAACCAAATTCGACGCTCTGGAAACTATAAGCCTTCTCTATGGGATTGCATCTACATTCAGTCTCTCAACACACCTTCTAAGGTATCATTCTTTGTTGCTATATATACTTCACACATAACTAAATAATATTCATTCCTTGCTTATGCAATATATAGGAGAAGAAGCATATGAATAGGCAAGCAGAGCTGATTGAGCAAGTGAAGATGTTGCTAAAGGAAAAAATGGAACCTCTTCAACAATTGGAGTTGATTCATGACTTGAAATATCTGGGACTGTCTTATTTTTTTCAAGATGAGATTATGCATATGTTAGGTTCTCTATATAATGAGCACAAATGTTTCCACAATAATAATGAAGCAGCAGATGAAAGGAATTTGTATTTCACAGCTCTTGGATTCAGAATCCTCAGACAACATCGTTTTAATGTTTCCACAGGTGCTCAAACTTGGTATGGATTATGCttttaacattttatttttcaagtattaaatctaattaaattcaattttctTATCTTAATAACAGAAATGTTTGATTgtttcaagaacaagaagggTAATGATTTCAAGGCAAGCCTTGGTCAAGATACGAAAGCAATGTTACAACTTTATGAAGCATCTTTCCTTTTAAGAGAAGGTGAAGATATATTAGAGCTAGCAAGAATATTTTCCACAAAATGCTTGCAAAAGAAACTTGAGGAAGGTGGTGATGAAATTGACGAAGATCTGTTATCTTGGATTCGCCACTCTTTGGATCTTCCTCTTCACTGGAGGGTTCAAGGACTAGAGGCAAGATGGTTCTTAGATGCTTACAAGAGAAGGCCAGACATGAATCCACTTATTCTGGAGCTCGCCAAACTCGACTTCAATATTAAGCAAGCAACATATCAACAAGAACTGAAAGATGTCTCAAAGTATGAAACTCTCAAAAATAGAATTAGTTAAATAATATGTTTTGCATCTTGATCTAACtgcttttttttctttgttataCATAGGTGGTGGAGTGATTCATGCCTGGCTGAAAAACTCCCATTCGTGAGAGATAGAATCGTAGAATGTTACATTTGGGCCGTTGCACTGTTTGAGCCTCATGAATATGGATATCACAGAAAAATGGCCGCCATTATGATTACCATGGTAATAGttattgatgatatttatgatgTGTATGGTACATTAGATGAACTCCAACTATTTACTGATACCATTCGAAGGTTAGTAAATACGTATATATGTAATCATCAGCTGAATCCATTCAAAGATTTGATTAACATTAAATTTCAGATGGGATACTGAATCAATAAGCCAACTTCCTTATTACATGCAAGTTTGTTATTTGGCACTTTACAACTCCGTTTCTAAGTTGGCTTACGATGTTCTGAAAGATCGACATTTCATCAGTATCCCATATTTACAGAGATCGGTAACTTCATTTCCTCCTCTACATTAATTGTTGCTAATCACTTATtgaaagaaattgaaattgttcctatatatttataaattattggcAGTGGTTAAGTTTGGTTGAAGGATTTTTGAAGGAGGCACAATGGTACTATAGTGGATACACACCAAGCTTGGAAGAATATCTGAACAACGCCAAAGTTTCAGTATCGTCTCCTACAATAATATCCCAACTTTATTTCACATTAGCAAACTCGAAAACTGACAAAACGGTCATTGAGAGCTTGTACGAATACCATAACATACTTAACTTGTCAGGAATGATTTTAAGGCTTGCTAATGATCTTGGGACTACTCAGGTAAGGTACCTAATTAACAACTTTAATTGATAACAAGTATataatttgtattttctttCTTAAACCTAGTCTGAGCTGAAGAGGGGCGACGTGCCGAAAGCAATCCAGTGTTACATGAAGGACACAAATGCTTCAGAGAAAGAGGCAAAAGAACACGTGTGGTTTTTGATAAGGGATGCGTGGAAGGAGTTGAACACGGCCACGACAGTCGCCGATTGTCCGTTTACAGCTGATTTGGTTGAGGCAGCAGTTAATAGTGGAAGAGCAGGGCTGTTTATATATCTGGAGGGAGATGGTAACGGAGTGCAAGGCCTGCTGTTCGAGCCATAcgtctaaataaataaatttgaattaCGATCCACTATCCCTAAATATTTAATTCTTGTACCATGGTTGAGATGCCATGTGGCAGAAATTTGACTTCTCCAATGAGCACGAGTGATTCAAGTCCAATTTAgaatttctttgttttttaatcgaattactccctccgtccctgaaataagttcatctttttcatttttgggacgtctcccaaataagttcatttttctttctttccatttttggacaactaccccaccattaataataggggtttttgcaaataaaatcacgaacaattttgaatttgcaattttaacgcgacttttgaagtgtggcgaattaaatcataaccttttcaatttttgcaatttcgtcccctcaatttttttcggccaccggagtgatgagttggagcttatgtggattattttttttccacgtaattaatttctgactaagattaaaataaaatcaaaacctaattcttttatttttcttctttttcgtcgaacttatttcagtatcccccattttccttaaactagtacgccctcccgtgcgatgcacggccacgatatatttatttatttttaaaatttgaaattatgtaaaaatactattatttatgaatcaaattaattaataacaaaaaatatattaattaaaatattagtatttgattttaaatagtgtatagtaataattttatcaacttaatgagtaggagtataatattaagttcaatgagtattgtataataataattaaatttaccgaattttttttgttattgattattattttctattaaaattaaaattaataaatacttttataatattgtctcgatatttgttgataattgtgcattatattttttaattaatatttttaatttaaatatttttatgtatgctttgataaaataattcaataaataaatattatatttttttaatcaaaagataagagaagatatataaattttgtaggagaaagagatacaaatagaaattatattataacaaaataaggagaaagagaaaaaaaaagaatattgtaaaagagataggagagagaaaaataatcactttaaaatttaaattataataaattatttatttcaaattcatacttattgaattttaaatcaaattgaagatctTGTCATAATCTTTAACTTAAGATAcacatcaaatatatttttataaaagacgaaaaaagtaaaataaaagaattaggttttgattttgttttaatcttagtcagcaatttaatcttagttagaaattaattacgcggaaaaaaaatatccacataagctccaactcatcactccgATGGCCGGAAAAAAATGAGGAGAcggaattgcaaaaattgaaaaggttatgatttaattcgccacacttcaaaagtcacgttaaaattacaaatttgaaattgttcatgattttatttgcaaaaaccccttaataatactttatttattcttacttttcactttttcatcactcccaatactaattataacactttttcaccactcccaatactaattatgacatatttttctccactatcaatacactttaccacttttccttaaaattcgtgccgtccccaaagaggaacttattttggggacggaggaagtattttttattttagttcaatttttttaatattttatttacaagaGTAGTCATAGCTAGGGGTGGTAAAACGgttccggttaatcggttttcaccgtaaccgaaccgaaaaaaccggttttcggttaaccgataatcggtttttaccggttcggttcggttatcggttagtgtgttcatcactaatcggttaatcggtttaaccggtcggttaaccggttaaaccgattaaccggtttattttacattaaattaattaatttatattttaatattttaatttaaataatacattaatatttcaAGTATCTATAACAAAAATTTTGTTCTAAATTATTATAAGTTATGAGTTGGTGCAGTGGATAAGACcttattctttctttcaaaggttaagagttcaaatcctattgAACACATTccacaaatttgatttttttttaaaataaaaatcggtTAATtcgattaaccggttaaccgattaaccgaattaacTGGTTAAATTCGGACAAATTGAGAAATCGTGGATTAATCGGTTtgatcggttaaccgattaaccggtccggttaaccggcccggttaatcggttaaccggtccaataatcggttcggttatcggttagggAAATGGCCCTTAATCGGTTTCGGTTAACCGGTAAATCGGTtcggttaaaaccgaaccgaccggtttaccagccctagtCATAGCAGATAGCAAAATTCTACCTTTTTATAATGACATCATGGTCAAAGGAATTACAATCAGTTCCCTGTGAATTAGACCATGAACTTGCCGCTAATTAAAGTAGGTGTGATCACATGACGAATTTATTTACGCGAAGTTAAACGACAACTTCGTCAATTGCCTTCTTAATTAATGTAGACCACCAATTATAAaagattttataattttaaacagTCGATTTGAGCTTGAGCttaattgaaaaattattaGATCATTTACGCACCGCGCCAAGGAAttaaggaggtgattggtatgatggaatggaggtgggaatggaatggtgattcctaacTTAATTCATTCATTTGTTTGGTATATTTTCTTTGTAGGAATTGTCATTCCTACATCCatgggaatcaccattccttccACCAATCATGATATTAGCCATTCC harbors:
- the LOC131012991 gene encoding sabinene synthase 1, chloroplastic-like isoform X1, translating into MSTLNVFVSCTAPAAPPSQPEANQIRRSGNYKPSLWDCIYIQSLNTPSKEKKHMNRQAELIEQVKMLLKEKMEPLQQLELIHDLKYLGLSYFFQDEIMHMLGSLYNEHKCFHNNNEAADERNLYFTALGFRILRQHRFNVSTEMFDCFKNKKGNDFKASLGQDTKAMLQLYEASFLLREGEDILELARIFSTKCLQKKLEEGGDEIDEDLLSWIRHSLDLPLHWRVQGLEARWFLDAYKRRPDMNPLILELAKLDFNIKQATYQQELKDVSKWWSDSCLAEKLPFVRDRIVECYIWAVALFEPHEYGYHRKMAAIMITMVIVIDDIYDVYGTLDELQLFTDTIRRWDTESISQLPYYMQVCYLALYNSVSKLAYDVLKDRHFISIPYLQRSWLSLVEGFLKEAQWYYSGYTPSLEEYLNNAKVSVSSPTIISQLYFTLANSKTDKTVIESLYEYHNILNLSGMILRLANDLGTTQSELKRGDVPKAIQCYMKDTNASEKEAKEHVWFLIRDAWKELNTATTVADCPFTADLVEAAVNSGRAGLFIYLEGDGNGVQGLLFEPYV
- the LOC131012991 gene encoding sabinene synthase 1, chloroplastic-like isoform X2, which encodes MSTNVSTIIMKQQMKGICISQLLDSESSDNIVLMFPQVLKLEMFDCFKNKKGNDFKASLGQDTKAMLQLYEASFLLREGEDILELARIFSTKCLQKKLEEGGDEIDEDLLSWIRHSLDLPLHWRVQGLEARWFLDAYKRRPDMNPLILELAKLDFNIKQATYQQELKDVSKWWSDSCLAEKLPFVRDRIVECYIWAVALFEPHEYGYHRKMAAIMITMVIVIDDIYDVYGTLDELQLFTDTIRRWDTESISQLPYYMQVCYLALYNSVSKLAYDVLKDRHFISIPYLQRSWLSLVEGFLKEAQWYYSGYTPSLEEYLNNAKVSVSSPTIISQLYFTLANSKTDKTVIESLYEYHNILNLSGMILRLANDLGTTQSELKRGDVPKAIQCYMKDTNASEKEAKEHVWFLIRDAWKELNTATTVADCPFTADLVEAAVNSGRAGLFIYLEGDGNGVQGLLFEPYV